In Pseudobdellovibrio exovorus JSS, the genomic stretch GGGACCAACCTTTAAAAGACATGCTTCAACATGTTCAGGTTGTTTTTATTCCTTTAGCTAATCCCTATGGTTATTTTGAAGTGATTCGTGGAAATGGTAACGGAGTAGATCTTATGCGAAATTCTCCGGTAGAAGCCGATGAAAAAGTTAATTTTCTTTTAGGTGGCCACCGCCTCAGTCGTAAAATTCATTGGTATCGTGGCAGCGAAATGCAACAGGAAACTCGCTTCATCACCGATACCGTTCAAGATATTTTAAAAAAATCTAACTGCCTGATTTCAATCGACGCTCACTCTGGGTTTGGGTTCCGTGATCAGCTTTGGTTTCCCTTTGCAGGCAGCCGAAAAGAATTTCCCTTGCTGAATGAACTCTATCTTTTCTTTGAGCTTTTTCGTCAAAGCCATCCGTATCACATTTACAAGATTGAACCTCAATCTAAAAACTATCTAACTCACGGAGACATCTGGGATCATTGTTTCCTCAATATACGCCAGCCTCACCAAATCTTTCTGCCGCTGACTCTTGAAATGGGCTCTTGGATTTGGGTAAAGAAAAATCCTCTACAGCTTTTTTCTAAAACCGGATTATTTAATCCCATCAAAGAACATCGCTTAAATCGAACTTTACGTCGCCATCGTCCTTTTTTTGATTTTGTACTTCATAGCTTGGCCTCTAGCGATGTATGGACCTCACGCTCTGTTGCCCAGAGCTTTTTAACCAATGAACGTGCACGAATGAAATACTATGGCTCAAACAAATAATCCTCATCATGCTCCGCAAATTTTTCCTCGTAAATGGGTTCTATTACGAGGACTGATGCGCAGCCAGTTTCACTGGTTGGATTTTGCAGAAAAAATTCAAACAGAACTTCAGCTTGAAGATGTTGTCAGTGTTGAACTCGCTGGAAATGGATTCCTTCATACAGAAGAAACACCCCACAGGATTGAGGTCGCCGTTGAACAGTTGCGCTCGCAGGTTTCTTTTCTGCAGCAAAAAATTTCAACCCAACAGCAAATGTCAGCAAGCCCCGAGATTGGGTTAATCGGCATTTCAATGGGCGGCATGATCGCTACGCGCTGGGCACAGATGTACCCACAAGAGGTAAGTTCATTAGTGCTGATCAACTCAAGTTCTTCGTTAAGTCCGTTTTACCAGCGCCTGCTTCCTCGTAACTATTTTCCCTTGTTGAGGCAACTTTTAATCGGAGGAGCCGATGCCGCCGCGATTGAACACTTTGTTCTATCCCATACATCCAATGATTCAACTAAGTGGTCTACGATACTTTCCAAATATATTGAATTTCAAAAACAGCATCCCGCTTCCTTTAAAAATTTCATTCGTCAACTGCGCCTGACATCGCAAGTAGATTTTAAAATTGTTCCCAATGGCAAAAAGTTGGTCTTAGCCGCGAAGGAAGATCGCTTTGTCAGTGTTCAATGCAGTCAAAAAATAGCCGCGGCATGGAACTGCCCTGTCGCCTATCATACCACAGCAGGACACGATTTGCCCCTAGATGCTCCTGATTGGATTATTCAACAAATAAAGAAATGGTCACAAATCACATAGCCTGAACTGCGAAAGTACAACTAATAGTTATTACTGTCTTAGCGAGTGTGATAGGCCTGCTCAAAATCCACTGGCGATTTAGGTCTATATTTCTTCGTCTGCTGCGACATCAACAGATCCGATTCCGCTTGGGTCACCGTCAGCAAATCATCCCATGCTTTTTTTCGTGGTGCGGATTTAAAATCTTTTTGTGATTTCCAATTGGTATAAATCACCTCGTAATTTTCATTGACGAGGACAATACACCCTTGAATACCGACGTAGGCACCGAACTCCTGTATACGTTGCAAACGAGACTTTAGATTTTTTAAATAGACGTCTGAAGCTAACGATGCACGACGTGTTCTGATTTCGACATAATTGACCCCTTGAGCCCAATTAATAGGTGTGGGTAACACCTCATAGGCCGTGTTCGAAATCAGTGTCTCTTCCGCTTTCAAATCAGCGAGCTTAACGAAAGGTGCACTTTTCGAATTTGCACGATTGAAGACATCCCAATGGGCATCGCTGTACGACTTTCCCTCGGCCGTTTCGCGGATACGTCTGTAATCCGATTCACTGCTTAAGGCCACTAAGGCCAATTCATGTGGTATGTAGCTAGGACTTTCTTTAGGCGGAATAATGACGATGTAATTACTCAAAGCTTTATTCTTTACGTACAAATCGACAGTGCCTGTCATAAATACAGGTAAAGCCGACAGCATCTGCTCGGGAGTGTCTTTTGAAAACCCCTGCCAAACTCGAAAGTAATTCGCTTTAAAATATTTCTGAGTATTCCCAGTTCCTTGGGCTTGTGCGCACACACTGCCAAACAAAACGAAAAGAGTCCAAAATAGTGGTGATATTTTCATCTCTTTATTTTCGGCATTTTAATTCTATAAATTGAATTTTTTCACAAGCTTCTGATCTAAATTCTGGCGTTCCAAAATGGTTACAAAATCCAGACACTTGAAATCATTATCTAATGCTGGATAACTGGCTACTTTCGCACCCGACTTAATATAGGATTTAAGCAAAGAGGGAATCAAGTCTTCAGCCTCTTGCATTTGCTCTGGATTAAGACCTTTAGCGAAAGCCATCAGCCAAAATAGTAAATCCGGCATTTGATACTTTTCATGGGGATAAAAAATCTCTGCAGAAAGCATCTGCTGAGCTTCAAAATATTTAAATAGTAGCGCCGCAGAACGGGCATCCGTCACTTTAACACTCGAACAACCGATGAGCTTTGCCGCTCCCATGAGTTTCATATAATCGGCAATACCTCGCCACAATAAACTTAGTACCACGCCACGGCGATGTTCCCGATGAATACAAGCTCGGCCTAGCTCTACAAATGAATCCCGTTGATTCGATAGCCACTCGGTCAACTCAAACTCGGACTCGGTGTAAAGACTTTCTGATGTTTCAGAAAAATTCATACGATAAGTTCCGATCACCTTTTGTGTCGGCTGATGAATAATAATTAAGTGATCACAATAGTGATCATATTTATCGAAATCCAATCCGCTTTTTTTAGGGAGGCCAGCCATTTCATGGCAAAAAACTTCATAGCGTAAGCGAAAGCACTCTAGAACCTGCGATTGGTTTTGCGCGACTTGTAGTTTATAAGGTCCGACTTCAATGTTCAGCTCGGCCTTACTCTTCCAATTGGAAAGACCGGTGTAATAAACGCGTCCCTTTTTCACTAATTGATCGATCATTGAAACCATGAATTGCCCCCTGTGTTTTGTACCCATTTAAAATTTCTTTAAATAACTCGATGCCGATTTGTGCTGTGGCCATCACGTCGTGGGCCTGTTGAAAAATCTGTGGATTGAGTTCGACATACTCGTAACTGACGATTTGTGACTGAGATTGCACCTGACATATTAAATCGCGTACCACTTGATACTGTAATCCCTGCGCCACAGGAACTCCTGTCGACGGAGCAATCATCGGATCAAAGCCATCGCAATCAACACTGAAATGCACCTTGGCTCCTTTAACTGCACAGGAAACTTTTTGTATGATGGTCTCTGGAGTCTTATGAATCTGCTCGGCGGTATAATACGTGATGCCCTGCTGATCTAGATACTCTTGTTCCGCCTGATCTAAATCACGCACTCCAAAATAAATTAGATTTTGTGGTTTCAGGCGCTCTGTGAACCACGGTAGATGATCTGCATTTTCTGCCCCTAACAAATACGCCAATGGCATTCCGTGATAGGACCCTGTCATGGAACTGGCACGGGTGTTGACATCCCCATGGGCATCCACCCAAATCACTTTTAAATCGGGCTCTGCTCGTAGCAGCCCTTGCACAGAACCAATCGACAGCGAATGGTCCCCACCAGCAATAAAGATCGGATTCGCGCGACGTAACTCACGTTCCGTCAACCAACTCAGTTCTTCATAAATGGAAAATGGCATGTGCTTCTGAGATTGAGATACTTGCACGGAGTACGTGTTAAATTGAAATCCCTGATCCAGCAATGACTGCCGTAGAAAGGCAGGTCCCAGTGCTGTGCCAAAATTCTTCTGACCTTGATAAACCGGAGCCTCTATGTACGAAAAGCGGTGATCTAACATTGAATCCAGTTAAACATCAAACCGAACCAGACCGAAGTCAGGATTCGGTTAAGGGGCCCATCTTGACAGAATCCTGTTAGTTGCCATTTAGTCTTTGATCTAGTTTCTTATTTTCCTATTTAAAGCCGTTGATCTTCACTTTAATTTACATATTATATACATATATAAGTTATATGTAATTTTATAGCTTATAAAATCAAAATATATAGAGGGGTCTATATGAAGTCCATCATCAGCTCGAGGGGTTTTGTTTCTAAAAAAAGAAATTATTTCGATAAGTTAAACCTTATTATCTGGTTCGCCCAGCTTCTTTTAAGTCTGGCTGTGGCCATGAGCTGATTGTCATTTCAAGATAGCCCGCATCGCTCCTCCCTTAAACTTTCTGTGGGATCTGTCTATATGATTTTGTCCACTCTACTTTTATGCTAACTTGGGCTTCCATGAAGTCCATACTGATTGATCACGATGATTCTTTTACCTACAACCTTCGGCATTGGCTTAAACCCTTAAGCTCTGAAGTGACTATTGTGAATCATCGCGAACTATCTTCCGCACCCGATCTGCGTGCGGATTTTTTTATTCTGTCACCGGGACCCAAGAAGCCAGAGGACTATACCGACGTACTTCACTTTTTAGGACGTCTTTCCAGTAAGACTCCTGTGTTCGGAGTTTGCCTTGGACTACAACTGATGGTGCACAGTCATGGTGGAAAGGTGCAGCCGTATTCTCCTCCACTTCATGGAAAGAAATCAAAACTCAAAGTTCTTTCGGAAGAGCTTCACCTGCTACAGGGCAAAGAAGTCGCTCGTTATCATTCCCTATATTGCACGGACTATCCAGCAGAAGAGTTTGAAACTTTAGCTGTGGCTGAAGAGGATCAGTGCCCTATGTGGTTACGTCATCGTCAGAAAAAATGGCTCGGAGTTCAGTTTCACCCCGAATCGTTTCTAACGGAAAAACCCGAACTGCATTTGCAAATTGTGAAAGACTGGCTGAACGCATGAAACCAGTGGTTTGCTTTTATCAGGACGATGTCTTTATCTACAGCCAGAACTACAATCTGTTCCGCTGCCCACCAGAAAAAAGTATTTCTGACTTTTTGAATGAAATAGAACATTCCTTTAAAACTGATCTTAAAGTCGTGCAAGTTAACTTTGAATATGAAAACCAAGAGCTGTTCAAACATCAAAAAAATCTGTATCCCAGTGATAAGTGTTCGGTTTTTATTTTAACCCAACACGAAATGCTGTCGACCGACAAGCTCTTAGAAAAACTACGCAGCCATCAATCCGAATCAGCATTTGAACCACCGCTTTTAAAAAGTTTAGAATCGCAAGCTGATTACGAACGCAAAGTCCACTTTATTAAAGAGCAGATAGCACAGGGTCGGTTGTATCAGGTCAACTTAACGGCTCCACTGGCAGGCTCTACGACTGCTAATGGTGCAGATATTTTTAGTCTTTATCAGAATCGGTTTTCGGCTCCCTATGCCGCGCTTCTACCTTTAGCAGAGTATGATCTGATTAGTTTTTCTCCGGAGCTGTTTTTAAAAAAGACTGGTACTAAATTAAAAACTCAGCCCATCAAAGGCAGTGCTTCGCTGGAAGATCCATCAGCCAAAGATCTGATCACAAGCAAAAAAGAAGAGGCCGAACTTTCCATGATCGTTGATCTTCTTCGCAATGATTTTAATCGCATCGAAGAAGATCATTCGGCTAAGGTTACGTCTCACCGCGCGCTGCTGAAACTCAAATACATCCAACACACCTATTCTGAAATCGAAATCGAAACCTCAAAAGGACTGGCAGAAATTCTGGAAGCCACAGCACCTGGGGGTTCTATTTCTGGTTGTCCTAAAATAGAAAGCCTGAACCTGATAGCAGAACTAGAACCCTATCGCCGTCAGGCCTATACAGGATGCCTTGGTTGGTGGGCCCATAACAGCTTCTGCTTAAACCTCAGTATCCGCTCTTTTATGAAGTATCAAGATCAGCTTTTCTATCATTCAGGTGGTGGAATTGTTTACGATTCTTCCCCAGAAAAAGAGTGGCAAGAATTTCTTTTAAAAACAGGAAGCCTGACAACCCATGAGTAAGGTGTCTTCTGCTTTCGATATTTTAGATACGTTCAAAATTGAGCGACAGAAAATCGCTTTAAAAGAATTCCATATCGAACGCAGTTGGGACGCCCTGAACTTCTTAAACTCAGCCGTAGCCTCTGAGAAAACAAAACAGCTTGAACACATCTATTCAGAAATAGAAAAACAGAATCCAGAAGGCTGCTACCGCCTGATTTTTCACACACAAGGCCATCCAAAGCAGCACCTGCAATACACATTAGAGCCACGCGAGCTGGACCCATTGCCTTCCACAATTCGCCTGTATCCGTGGACAGATCAACGGCCACCGGAAGCTCTGGACCAATTTAAATGGAGCTCACGGGAGCGCTGGGCTGATCTGACAAGGCACCTGCCGGACTCAGCCGATGATCTTTTACTGGTAACACCGACCGGACACATTAAGGAAACGAGCCGTTTCAATGTATTTTGTTTTTCCCCAGCCGAGAGCTGCTTTTATACTCCCACCTTACAGGTCGGCTGTCTGAATGGAGTCTTTCGCCGAGCTGTATTGAAAAATAAAGTACTTCCATACCCTACCTACGAAAAAGATCTGACCTTATCCAGCACCTCAGAAATGCAGATTTTTGTGGGGAATGCCGTTCGCGGATTAATACCTGCAAAAATTCTTTAGTTATTTTCTAAAAAAATGCCAATGACCTATTAAGTTTTTTCAGAATAATCCGAAAACAACTTTATGATTATCAAATACTTTTCAGCACTTTTTTTGGCGTACATGTTAATTTTTGCGACGATTTCAGCTAATGCACATCTTTGGCAGTAGTCGCCATTAGATTTTGTGGACGCACCCGAGTGGCATCCAGATTCATTTCTGGGCGAAAGGGTTCAAATTTAGCACTGACCATTCCATGCAACATCTTCGCTAGCTCTGATCGATCATCTTCTGCTTTTGGATACACCATCGGTAAAAATTCAATTTCACATGTGACCGAATCTAATTTCAACGACCGCCAAATAGCAGG encodes the following:
- a CDS encoding M14 family zinc carboxypeptidase encodes the protein MKTLEDFIAKYQSYQDLATVRVHSHVQYGEQSFPLVSLHYGNPEAPTLLFVGGIHGLERIGAQLSLSLLNSFHQRLTWDQPLKDMLQHVQVVFIPLANPYGYFEVIRGNGNGVDLMRNSPVEADEKVNFLLGGHRLSRKIHWYRGSEMQQETRFITDTVQDILKKSNCLISIDAHSGFGFRDQLWFPFAGSRKEFPLLNELYLFFELFRQSHPYHIYKIEPQSKNYLTHGDIWDHCFLNIRQPHQIFLPLTLEMGSWIWVKKNPLQLFSKTGLFNPIKEHRLNRTLRRHRPFFDFVLHSLASSDVWTSRSVAQSFLTNERARMKYYGSNK
- a CDS encoding alpha/beta fold hydrolase, whose translation is MAQTNNPHHAPQIFPRKWVLLRGLMRSQFHWLDFAEKIQTELQLEDVVSVELAGNGFLHTEETPHRIEVAVEQLRSQVSFLQQKISTQQQMSASPEIGLIGISMGGMIATRWAQMYPQEVSSLVLINSSSSLSPFYQRLLPRNYFPLLRQLLIGGADAAAIEHFVLSHTSNDSTKWSTILSKYIEFQKQHPASFKNFIRQLRLTSQVDFKIVPNGKKLVLAAKEDRFVSVQCSQKIAAAWNCPVAYHTTAGHDLPLDAPDWIIQQIKKWSQIT
- a CDS encoding GNAT family N-acetyltransferase, with translation MVSMIDQLVKKGRVYYTGLSNWKSKAELNIEVGPYKLQVAQNQSQVLECFRLRYEVFCHEMAGLPKKSGLDFDKYDHYCDHLIIIHQPTQKVIGTYRMNFSETSESLYTESEFELTEWLSNQRDSFVELGRACIHREHRRGVVLSLLWRGIADYMKLMGAAKLIGCSSVKVTDARSAALLFKYFEAQQMLSAEIFYPHEKYQMPDLLFWLMAFAKGLNPEQMQEAEDLIPSLLKSYIKSGAKVASYPALDNDFKCLDFVTILERQNLDQKLVKKFNL
- a CDS encoding arginase family protein yields the protein MLDHRFSYIEAPVYQGQKNFGTALGPAFLRQSLLDQGFQFNTYSVQVSQSQKHMPFSIYEELSWLTERELRRANPIFIAGGDHSLSIGSVQGLLRAEPDLKVIWVDAHGDVNTRASSMTGSYHGMPLAYLLGAENADHLPWFTERLKPQNLIYFGVRDLDQAEQEYLDQQGITYYTAEQIHKTPETIIQKVSCAVKGAKVHFSVDCDGFDPMIAPSTGVPVAQGLQYQVVRDLICQVQSQSQIVSYEYVELNPQIFQQAHDVMATAQIGIELFKEILNGYKTQGAIHGFNDRSISEKGTRLLHRSFQLEE
- a CDS encoding aminodeoxychorismate/anthranilate synthase component II produces the protein MKSILIDHDDSFTYNLRHWLKPLSSEVTIVNHRELSSAPDLRADFFILSPGPKKPEDYTDVLHFLGRLSSKTPVFGVCLGLQLMVHSHGGKVQPYSPPLHGKKSKLKVLSEELHLLQGKEVARYHSLYCTDYPAEEFETLAVAEEDQCPMWLRHRQKKWLGVQFHPESFLTEKPELHLQIVKDWLNA
- a CDS encoding chorismate-binding protein; translated protein: MKPVVCFYQDDVFIYSQNYNLFRCPPEKSISDFLNEIEHSFKTDLKVVQVNFEYENQELFKHQKNLYPSDKCSVFILTQHEMLSTDKLLEKLRSHQSESAFEPPLLKSLESQADYERKVHFIKEQIAQGRLYQVNLTAPLAGSTTANGADIFSLYQNRFSAPYAALLPLAEYDLISFSPELFLKKTGTKLKTQPIKGSASLEDPSAKDLITSKKEEAELSMIVDLLRNDFNRIEEDHSAKVTSHRALLKLKYIQHTYSEIEIETSKGLAEILEATAPGGSISGCPKIESLNLIAELEPYRRQAYTGCLGWWAHNSFCLNLSIRSFMKYQDQLFYHSGGGIVYDSSPEKEWQEFLLKTGSLTTHE
- a CDS encoding aminotransferase class IV, with amino-acid sequence MSKVSSAFDILDTFKIERQKIALKEFHIERSWDALNFLNSAVASEKTKQLEHIYSEIEKQNPEGCYRLIFHTQGHPKQHLQYTLEPRELDPLPSTIRLYPWTDQRPPEALDQFKWSSRERWADLTRHLPDSADDLLLVTPTGHIKETSRFNVFCFSPAESCFYTPTLQVGCLNGVFRRAVLKNKVLPYPTYEKDLTLSSTSEMQIFVGNAVRGLIPAKIL